The following are encoded together in the Lathyrus oleraceus cultivar Zhongwan6 chromosome 3, CAAS_Psat_ZW6_1.0, whole genome shotgun sequence genome:
- the LOC127128972 gene encoding ubiquitin C-terminal hydrolase 12 isoform X1, producing the protein MTVMMSAPIDQQEDEEVLVPHADLPENNHQPMEVVAQPETANAVESQPVVDPPQTRFTWRIDNFTRLNTKKLYSEVFVVGTYKWRVLIFPKGNNVDYLSMYLDVADSTSLPYGWSRYAQFSLAIVNQIHNKFSVRKGIPFILSIAGITLVT; encoded by the exons ATGACCGTCATGATGTCCGCTCCCATTGAC CAGCAAGAGGATGAGGAGGTGCTCGTGCCACATGCTGATTTGCCTGAGAACAACCACCAGCCCATGGAAG TTGTAGCTCAACCTGAAACTGCCAATGCTGTTGAGAGCCAGCCTGTCGTCGATCCCCCGCAAACCAGATTCACATGGAGAATTGACAATTTTACTAGGCTGAATACAAAAAAGCTCTATTCAGAAGTATTTGTTGTTGGTACTTATAAATG GCGTGTGCTTATTTTCCCAAAAGGAAACAATGTGGACTATTTGTCCATGTATTTGGATGTCGCAGATTCAACTAGTTTGCCCTATGGTTGGAGTAGATATGCACAGTTTAGCTTGGCAATTGTTAATCAAATCCATAATAAGTTTTCTGTGAGAAAAGGTATCCCTTTCATTTTGAGCATTGCTGGAATTACACTTGTCACATGA
- the LOC127128972 gene encoding ubiquitin C-terminal hydrolase 12 isoform X2: MTVMMSAPIDQEDEEVLVPHADLPENNHQPMEVVAQPETANAVESQPVVDPPQTRFTWRIDNFTRLNTKKLYSEVFVVGTYKWRVLIFPKGNNVDYLSMYLDVADSTSLPYGWSRYAQFSLAIVNQIHNKFSVRKGIPFILSIAGITLVT; this comes from the exons ATGACCGTCATGATGTCCGCTCCCATTGAC CAAGAGGATGAGGAGGTGCTCGTGCCACATGCTGATTTGCCTGAGAACAACCACCAGCCCATGGAAG TTGTAGCTCAACCTGAAACTGCCAATGCTGTTGAGAGCCAGCCTGTCGTCGATCCCCCGCAAACCAGATTCACATGGAGAATTGACAATTTTACTAGGCTGAATACAAAAAAGCTCTATTCAGAAGTATTTGTTGTTGGTACTTATAAATG GCGTGTGCTTATTTTCCCAAAAGGAAACAATGTGGACTATTTGTCCATGTATTTGGATGTCGCAGATTCAACTAGTTTGCCCTATGGTTGGAGTAGATATGCACAGTTTAGCTTGGCAATTGTTAATCAAATCCATAATAAGTTTTCTGTGAGAAAAGGTATCCCTTTCATTTTGAGCATTGCTGGAATTACACTTGTCACATGA
- the LOC127129962 gene encoding uncharacterized protein LOC127129962 — protein MADNRTLRQLAAPDVNYNGLCVEYAADVVPFELKSGLIHLLPKFSGLAGEDPHKHLKEFQVVCSTPLKPEGITEDHIKLQAFPFSLQGAAKDWIYSLEPNSIANWNALKKVFLERYFPASRAASIRKEICGIRQGNESLTEYWERFKQLVSSCPQHQITEQLLIQYFYEGLLPMDRNILDAASGGALVDKTPAAAKALIENMSLNSQQFTTRNNSVQIKGVNKIHVSSHVSHSDKAFENKMNELKDLVQQMIVVGKAQATQQLQTPPRLCGICTSSDHPTDTCPILQDDKPTELPPAYAAAPYNQSNNQNRYNIPDLSTNKYHPSWRNHPNLRYGNSQTSQQPNPPQAAAHTPSGPSLEELVKEMAVNNLQSGKVTEPAPEKNKKIIEVTSELPTSELSAEPPSPSSVVVETGKIKEKEHVPPVPFPHRVLKNKRIEEGDKEREILDVFRKVAVNIPLLDVIKQVPKYAKFLKDLCTNKRRMKGSERVNLGRNISSFIQCPIHEKQPVG, from the exons ATGGCTGATAATAGAACATTAAGGCAGTTAGCTGCACCTGATGTGAATTACAACGGTTTGTGTGTTGAGTATGCTGCTGATGTTGTTCCTTTTGAGTTAAAATCAGGTTTAATCCATTTGTTGCCCaagtttagtggtcttgcaggtgaaGATCCTCACAAACATCTGAAAGAATTTCAAGTGGTGTGTTCTACGCCACTGAAGCCTGAAGGGATCACTGAAGATCATATCaaacttcaagcttttcctttttcattgcagggTGCAGCAAAGGATTGGATATATTCCCTCGAGCCAAATTCAATTGCAAACTGGAATGCTCTGAAAAAAGTGTTCCTTGAGAGATACTTTCCTGCCTCCAGAGCTGCCTCGATAAGAAAAGAgatatgtggtattagacagggTAATGAGTCTTTGACCGAATATTGGGAGAGGTTTAAACAGTTGGTATCCAGCTGCCCTCAGCACCAGATCACCGAGCAGCTACTCATCCAGTACTTTTATGAGGGGTTGTTACCGATGGATaggaacattcttgatgctgctagtggtggagcacttgtcgATAAAACTCCGGCTGCTGCCAAGGCTCTAATTGAGAATATGTCACTAAATTCCCAACAGTTCACAACAAGAAATAATTCTGTCCAAATAAAGGGTGTGAACAAAATTCACGTATCCTCTCATGTTTCTCACTCCGACAAAGCCTTCGAAAATAAAATGAATGAGTTGAAGGATTTAGTGCAGCAGATGATAGTCGTAGGTAAGGCTCAAGCAACCCAACAACTTCAAACACCACCAAGGTTATGTGGCATTTGTACCTCTTCTGATCATCCTACTGATACATGTCCTATTTTGCAAGATGATAAGCCTACTGAATTACCTCCAGCTTATGCTGCAGCCCCTTACAACCAAAGTAACAACCAGAATCGGTACAACATTCCCGACCTGTCCACTAATAAGTACCACCCGAGTTGGAGGAACCATCCAAACCTCCGATATGGAAACTCACAAACGAGCCAACAACCTAACCCACCTCAAGCGGCTGCCCATACACCTTCCGGACCTTCTTTAGAGGAACTTGTTAAAGAAATGGCCGTCAACAACCTTCA ATCCGGAAAAGTTACAGAACCAGcccctgaaaaaaataaaaaaatcattgaGGTAACTTCTGAACTTCCTACTTCTGAACTGTCTGCTGAACCTCCTTCTCCTTCTTCTGTTGTGGTCGAAACTGGAAAAATTAAAGAAAAAGAGCACGTACCACCAGTCCCCTTcccacatagagttctgaaaaataagagaattgaggagggagacaaAGAAAGAGAGATATTAGATGTTTTCCGAAAAGTTGCGGTAAACATCCCGTTACTTGATGTGATTAAGCAGGTTCCTAAGTATGCTAAGTTTCTGAAGGATTTGTGCACCAACAAGAGGAGGATGAAGGGAAGTGAGAGAGTCAATTTGGGAAGGAATATTTCTTCCTTTATTCAGTGTCCCATCCATGAAAAACAACCGGtgggctaa